Proteins encoded within one genomic window of Ottowia sp. SB7-C50:
- a CDS encoding alpha/beta hydrolase translates to MAHYLLVHGAWGGAWYWRDTLAALIGAGHRAHAVTLTGVGERAHLLTPAIDLETHIADVLGALDTEELQDCILVVHSYGGMLGTAVADRRPGRIAHLVYVDAVLPAPGESWSSAQPPDTRAARIASAESHPQYAFAAPDPTAAFGLTGPAADWVRRRQTPHPGHTYTQPLDFDPARVAAVPRTFINCTQPTLPTIDVSRRRMADPGFWGGAWHRGAGVRTIDMATGHSPMVSEPQAFNRLMRDLAA, encoded by the coding sequence ATGGCCCACTACCTGCTCGTTCACGGCGCCTGGGGCGGCGCTTGGTACTGGCGTGACACGCTGGCCGCGTTGATCGGCGCCGGCCACCGCGCACACGCCGTCACGCTGACCGGCGTGGGCGAGCGTGCCCATCTGCTGACGCCTGCCATCGACCTGGAAACGCACATCGCCGACGTGCTGGGCGCGCTGGACACCGAGGAGTTGCAGGACTGCATCCTGGTCGTGCACAGCTACGGAGGCATGCTGGGCACGGCGGTGGCCGACCGGCGGCCGGGGCGCATTGCGCACCTGGTCTATGTCGACGCGGTGCTGCCCGCGCCGGGCGAAAGCTGGAGCAGCGCCCAGCCGCCCGACACGCGCGCCGCGCGCATCGCCAGCGCCGAAAGCCACCCGCAATACGCCTTTGCCGCGCCCGACCCGACGGCCGCCTTCGGCCTGACAGGCCCCGCCGCCGACTGGGTGCGCCGCCGCCAGACGCCGCACCCTGGCCACACCTACACGCAGCCGCTGGACTTTGACCCCGCGCGCGTGGCCGCCGTGCCCCGCACCTTCATCAACTGCACGCAGCCCACGCTGCCCACCATCGACGTCTCGCGCCGGCGCATGGCCGACCCCGGCTTCTGGGGCGGCGCATGGCATCGCGGGGCCGGCGTGCGCACGATCGACATGGCGACGGGGCACAGCCCCATGGTCAGCGAGCCGCAGGCGTTCAACCGCCTGATGCGGGATCTCGCGGCCTGA
- a CDS encoding TlpA disulfide reductase family protein — protein MGALALASLLAGCAQEAAPASTFVLLDGSRQTTADMKGKVTLVNFWATSCTACVAEMPQIVATYDKFKDRGYDTLAVAMSYDPPSYVVNFAETRKLPFKVALDNTGKVAEAWGDVKLTPTTYIVDKQGRIVKKYVGAPNFDELHKLIDKLLAEA, from the coding sequence CTGGGCGCGCTGGCGCTGGCATCCCTGCTGGCCGGTTGCGCGCAGGAGGCCGCGCCGGCGTCCACCTTCGTGCTGCTCGACGGTTCGCGCCAGACCACGGCCGACATGAAGGGCAAGGTGACGCTGGTCAACTTCTGGGCCACCAGTTGCACCGCCTGCGTGGCCGAAATGCCGCAGATCGTCGCTACCTACGATAAGTTCAAGGACCGCGGCTACGACACGCTGGCCGTCGCCATGAGCTACGACCCGCCGAGCTACGTGGTGAACTTTGCCGAAACGCGCAAGCTGCCGTTCAAGGTCGCGCTGGACAACACTGGCAAGGTCGCCGAAGCCTGGGGCGACGTGAAGCTGACGCCCACCACCTACATCGTCGACAAGCAGGGCCGCATCGTGAAGAAATACGTCGGCGCGCCCAACTTCGACGAACTGCACAAGCTGATCGACAAACTGCTGGCCGAAGCCTGA
- a CDS encoding cytochrome c, whose translation MKKLLTTALLLSAAAIAVPAHAQFAKAEDAVQYRQSAFRVLGHHFGRLGAMANGKMPYNAATAAADGDVIAAVAKLPGTGFVPGSETGHDTRALPALWKELPKVKELNDKMVAETGKLAVAAKSGNLDQLKAAFGPAAQTCKACHDDFRKK comes from the coding sequence ATGAAAAAGCTACTCACTACCGCGCTGCTGCTGTCGGCGGCCGCCATCGCCGTGCCCGCCCACGCGCAGTTCGCCAAGGCCGAGGACGCTGTCCAGTATCGGCAGAGCGCCTTCCGCGTGCTGGGCCACCACTTTGGCCGCCTGGGCGCCATGGCCAACGGCAAGATGCCCTACAACGCCGCCACCGCGGCAGCCGACGGCGACGTGATCGCCGCCGTGGCCAAGCTGCCCGGCACAGGCTTCGTGCCCGGCTCCGAGACCGGCCACGACACGCGCGCCCTGCCCGCGCTGTGGAAAGAGCTGCCCAAGGTGAAGGAGCTCAACGACAAGATGGTCGCCGAGACCGGCAAGCTGGCCGTGGCCGCCAAGAGCGGCAACCTGGACCAGCTGAAGGCCGCCTTCGGCCCCGCCGCGCAGACCTGCAAGGCGTGCCACGACGATTTCCGCAAGAAGTGA
- a CDS encoding GNAT family N-acetyltransferase — protein sequence MARTPHQLAAVRALFEEYAEKLGVDLCFQGFADEVAQLPGDYAEPGGVLLLALVDGAEAGCCGLRPAVDVDYPNAAEMKRLYVRKAFRGFGLGRQLTEAVLDAARQVGYTNVLLDTLDDMESARALYEDLGFEEIPPYYHNPLPGAHYLKVDLQP from the coding sequence GTGGCCCGCACGCCGCATCAGTTGGCCGCCGTGCGCGCGCTGTTCGAGGAATACGCCGAGAAGCTGGGCGTGGACCTGTGCTTTCAGGGTTTTGCCGACGAGGTAGCCCAGCTGCCTGGGGATTACGCCGAGCCGGGCGGCGTGCTGCTGCTGGCACTGGTCGACGGCGCCGAAGCCGGCTGCTGCGGCCTGCGCCCGGCGGTGGACGTGGACTACCCCAACGCGGCCGAGATGAAGCGCCTGTACGTGCGCAAGGCCTTCCGCGGCTTTGGCCTGGGGCGACAGCTCACGGAAGCGGTGCTGGACGCCGCGCGCCAGGTGGGCTACACCAACGTGCTGCTGGACACGCTGGACGACATGGAATCGGCCCGCGCGCTGTACGAGGACCTGGGGTTCGAAGAGATCCCGCCCTACTATCACAACCCGCTGCCGGGCGCGCATTACCTCAAGGTCGATCTGCAGCCCTGA
- a CDS encoding peroxiredoxin — protein sequence MIKVGDTLPAVTLSEYSEVEGNGCSLGPNPVDVAQATAGKTVAIFGLPGAFTPTCSAKHVPSYIQNFDALQSAGVDEIWCVSVNDPFVMGAWARDQKSDGKVRMIADGDAAFAKATGLTLDLSGKGMGLRSNRYSMLVKDGKVATLNVEAPGKFEVSDGATMLAQAKG from the coding sequence ATGATCAAAGTCGGAGACACCCTCCCCGCCGTCACGCTGTCCGAGTATTCCGAAGTCGAAGGCAACGGCTGCAGCCTGGGCCCCAACCCGGTGGACGTGGCGCAGGCCACCGCCGGCAAGACGGTCGCTATCTTCGGCCTGCCGGGCGCTTTCACGCCCACCTGCTCGGCCAAGCACGTGCCCAGCTATATCCAGAATTTCGACGCGCTGCAGTCGGCGGGCGTCGATGAAATCTGGTGCGTGTCGGTCAACGACCCGTTCGTCATGGGCGCCTGGGCGCGCGACCAGAAGAGCGACGGCAAGGTGCGCATGATCGCCGACGGCGACGCCGCCTTCGCCAAGGCCACCGGCCTCACGCTGGACCTGAGCGGCAAGGGCATGGGCCTGCGCAGCAACCGCTACTCGATGCTGGTCAAGGACGGCAAGGTCGCCACGCTCAACGTCGAGGCGCCGGGCAAATTCGAAGTCAGCGACGGCGCCACCATGCTGGCGCAAGCCAAGGGCTGA
- the rpsQ gene encoding 30S ribosomal protein S17, whose product MTEEKKSLKRTLIGKVVSDKRAKTVTVLIERRVKHPIYDKILIRSSKYHAHDENGEYKLGDTIEITESRPLSKTKNWVATRLVQKAAVV is encoded by the coding sequence ATGACGGAAGAAAAGAAATCCCTCAAGCGCACCCTGATCGGCAAAGTCGTCAGTGACAAGCGCGCCAAGACCGTGACCGTGCTGATCGAGCGCCGCGTCAAGCACCCGATCTACGACAAGATCCTGATCCGTTCCAGCAAGTACCACGCCCATGATGAAAATGGCGAGTACAAGCTGGGCGACACGATCGAGATCACGGAAAGCCGTCCGCTGTCCAAGACCAAGAACTGGGTCGCCACGCGCCTGGTGCAAAAGGCGGCGGTGGTCTGA
- the rpmC gene encoding 50S ribosomal protein L29 → MKTAELRKKDVAGLQAEVKDLQKAHFNLRMQKATQQLSNTGQLKTTRRAIARAKTLIAEKQAAEKQAGAK, encoded by the coding sequence ATGAAAACCGCTGAACTTCGCAAGAAAGACGTGGCCGGCCTGCAAGCTGAGGTGAAGGACCTGCAGAAGGCCCACTTCAACCTGCGCATGCAGAAGGCCACCCAGCAGCTGAGCAACACCGGCCAGCTGAAGACCACGCGCCGCGCCATCGCCCGCGCCAAGACGCTGATCGCCGAGAAGCAGGCTGCTGAAAAGCAGGCTGGGGCCAAGTAA
- the rplP gene encoding 50S ribosomal protein L16: MLQPARRKYRKEQKGRNTGIATRGNTVAFGDFGLKSTDRGRLTARQIESARRAISRHVKRGGRIWIRVFPDKPISTKPAEVRMGNGKGNPEYYVAEIQPGKVLYEIVGVPEALAREAFALAAAKLPLRTTFVARMIGQ; encoded by the coding sequence ATGCTGCAACCTGCACGCAGAAAGTACCGCAAGGAGCAGAAAGGCCGCAACACCGGTATCGCCACCCGTGGCAATACCGTGGCCTTCGGCGACTTCGGCCTCAAGTCGACGGATCGCGGCCGCCTGACGGCGCGCCAGATCGAATCCGCGCGTCGCGCCATTTCGCGCCACGTCAAGCGCGGCGGCCGCATCTGGATCCGCGTGTTCCCGGACAAGCCCATTTCCACCAAGCCCGCCGAAGTGCGTATGGGCAACGGCAAGGGCAACCCCGAGTACTACGTGGCCGAGATCCAGCCCGGCAAGGTGCTGTACGAGATCGTCGGTGTGCCCGAAGCGCTGGCACGCGAAGCCTTCGCGCTGGCGGCGGCCAAGCTGCCGCTGCGCACGACCTTCGTCGCCCGCATGATCGGCCAGTAA
- the rpsC gene encoding 30S ribosomal protein S3, which yields MGQKIHPTGFRLSVSRNWASRWYASNRDFAGMLAEDIKVREYLKAKLKNAAVSRVLIERPAKNARITIYSARPGVVIGKKGEDIEKLKKDLAEKLGVPVAVNIEEVRKPEVDAQLIADSITQQLEKRIMFRRAMKRAMQNAMRLGAQGIKIMSAGRLNGIEIARTEWYREGRVPLHTLRADIDYGFSEAKTTYGVIGVKVWVYKGDNLGRSDAPSLDSTPRPEGEERRGPRGPRRDGRGGPGGDRRGGPRRTGGTNAAPADGSDKPAEAAGADAKPAVKRVRQVAAPAAAADGAKGE from the coding sequence ATGGGACAGAAAATCCATCCGACCGGCTTCCGTCTTTCGGTCAGCCGCAACTGGGCCAGCCGCTGGTACGCCAGCAACCGTGACTTCGCCGGCATGCTGGCCGAAGACATCAAGGTGCGCGAGTACCTGAAGGCCAAGCTCAAGAATGCCGCCGTGTCGCGCGTGCTGATCGAGCGCCCCGCCAAGAACGCCCGCATCACCATCTACTCGGCGCGTCCGGGCGTGGTGATCGGCAAGAAGGGCGAGGACATCGAGAAGCTGAAGAAAGACCTGGCCGAAAAGCTGGGCGTGCCCGTCGCCGTCAACATCGAGGAAGTGCGCAAGCCCGAAGTCGATGCACAGCTGATCGCCGACAGCATCACGCAGCAGCTTGAAAAGCGCATCATGTTCCGCCGCGCCATGAAGCGCGCCATGCAGAACGCCATGCGTCTGGGCGCCCAGGGCATCAAGATCATGTCCGCCGGCCGCCTGAACGGTATCGAGATCGCGCGTACCGAGTGGTACCGCGAAGGTCGCGTGCCGCTGCACACGCTGCGCGCCGACATCGACTACGGCTTCAGCGAAGCCAAGACCACCTACGGCGTCATCGGCGTCAAGGTGTGGGTCTACAAGGGCGACAACCTGGGCCGCAGCGATGCGCCTTCGCTGGACAGCACGCCGCGCCCCGAGGGCGAAGAGCGCCGCGGTCCGCGTGGCCCGCGCCGTGACGGTCGCGGTGGCCCCGGTGGCGACCGCCGTGGCGGCCCGCGCCGCACGGGTGGCACCAATGCCGCGCCTGCCGATGGCAGCGACAAACCAGCCGAGGCCGCAGGGGCCGACGCCAAACCCGCCGTTAAGCGCGTTCGCCAAGTCGCCGCGCCCGCTGCAGCAGCGGACGGCGCCAAAGGAGAGTAA
- the rplV gene encoding 50S ribosomal protein L22 has protein sequence MATETKAVLRGVRLSVDKGRLVADLIRGKKVDQAINTLNFTQKKAAGIIKKVLESAIANAEHNDGADIDELRVKTIYVEQGTTLKRSAARAKGRGARLSKPTCHVYVTVGN, from the coding sequence ATGGCAACCGAAACCAAAGCCGTCCTGCGTGGCGTGCGCCTGTCGGTCGACAAGGGGCGCCTCGTGGCTGACCTGATCCGCGGCAAGAAGGTCGATCAGGCGATCAACACGCTCAACTTCACGCAGAAGAAGGCCGCCGGCATCATCAAGAAGGTGCTGGAGTCCGCGATCGCCAACGCCGAACACAACGACGGCGCCGACATCGACGAGCTGCGCGTGAAAACCATCTACGTCGAGCAGGGCACCACGCTCAAGCGCTCGGCGGCTCGCGCCAAGGGCCGTGGCGCCCGCCTGTCCAAACCCACGTGCCACGTGTACGTGACGGTGGGCAACTGA
- the rpsS gene encoding 30S ribosomal protein S19 yields MTRSLKKGPFVDHHLLAKVDKAVETKDKKPVKTWSRRSMILPEFIGLTIAVHNGKQHVPVYVTDQMVGHKLGEFALTRTFKGHAADKKAKK; encoded by the coding sequence ATGACTCGTTCTCTGAAAAAGGGTCCGTTTGTGGACCATCACCTCCTGGCCAAGGTCGACAAGGCCGTGGAGACCAAAGACAAGAAGCCGGTCAAGACCTGGTCGCGCCGCTCCATGATCCTGCCCGAGTTCATCGGGCTGACCATCGCCGTGCACAACGGCAAGCAGCACGTGCCTGTCTACGTCACCGACCAGATGGTCGGCCACAAGCTGGGCGAATTTGCTCTGACGCGCACCTTCAAGGGTCACGCGGCAGACAAGAAAGCCAAGAAGTAA
- the rplB gene encoding 50S ribosomal protein L2, whose translation MAVIKIKPTSPGRRAMVKVSRDHLHKGEGFAPLLEPQFQKAGRNNNGRITTRHKGGGHRHHYRVIDFRRNKDGIAAKVERIEYDPNRSAHIALVCYADGERRYIIAPRGVEVGSQLMSGAEAPIRAGNTLPIRNIPVGSTIHCIELKPGAGAQIARSAGTSATLLAREGTYAQVRMRSGEVRKVHIECRATIGEVANEEHSLRQLGKAGVKRWMGIRPTVRGIVMNPVDHPMGGGEGRSKSGRHPVDPWGNLTKGYRTRANKRTQNMIVSRRKK comes from the coding sequence ATGGCTGTCATCAAGATCAAACCGACCTCGCCTGGCCGCCGTGCCATGGTCAAGGTCTCGCGCGACCACCTGCACAAGGGTGAAGGCTTCGCGCCCCTGCTGGAGCCCCAGTTCCAGAAGGCCGGCCGCAACAACAACGGCCGCATCACCACGCGCCACAAGGGCGGCGGTCATCGCCACCACTACCGCGTGATCGATTTCCGTCGCAACAAGGACGGCATCGCCGCCAAGGTCGAGCGCATCGAGTACGACCCGAACCGTTCGGCCCACATCGCCCTGGTGTGCTACGCCGACGGCGAGCGCCGCTACATCATCGCGCCGCGCGGTGTCGAAGTGGGCAGCCAGCTCATGAGCGGCGCCGAAGCGCCGATCCGCGCCGGCAACACGCTGCCGATCCGCAACATCCCGGTCGGCTCGACCATCCACTGCATCGAGCTCAAGCCCGGTGCCGGTGCGCAGATTGCCCGCTCGGCTGGCACGTCGGCCACGCTGCTGGCGCGCGAAGGTACCTATGCCCAGGTGCGCATGCGCTCGGGCGAAGTCCGCAAGGTGCACATCGAATGCCGCGCCACCATTGGTGAAGTCGCCAACGAAGAGCACAGCCTGCGCCAGCTCGGCAAGGCCGGTGTCAAGCGCTGGATGGGCATTCGCCCGACCGTGCGCGGCATCGTGATGAACCCGGTCGACCACCCGATGGGCGGCGGCGAGGGTCGCTCCAAGTCGGGCCGTCATCCGGTCGACCCGTGGGGCAACCTGACCAAGGGTTACCGCACCCGCGCCAACAAGCGCACGCAGAACATGATCGTTTCGCGTCGCAAGAAGTAA
- the rplW gene encoding 50S ribosomal protein L23 has translation MSRINPSPKERQFDEGRLMQVLVAPVISEKATMVAEKSNAVTFKVLRDATKPEIKAAVELLFNVQVKGVSVANIKGKTKRFGRTVGRRDHVRKAYVLLKEGQELNLSGEAA, from the coding sequence ATGAGCCGCATCAATCCCAGCCCGAAAGAGCGCCAGTTCGACGAAGGCCGCCTGATGCAGGTGCTCGTCGCTCCGGTGATCTCCGAAAAGGCCACCATGGTGGCCGAAAAGTCCAATGCCGTCACCTTCAAGGTGCTGCGCGACGCCACCAAGCCTGAAATCAAGGCCGCCGTCGAACTGCTGTTCAACGTGCAAGTCAAGGGTGTCTCGGTCGCCAACATCAAGGGCAAGACCAAGCGCTTTGGTCGCACCGTCGGTCGCCGTGACCACGTGCGCAAGGCCTATGTCCTGCTCAAGGAAGGCCAAGAGCTGAACCTGTCCGGGGAGGCTGCGTAA
- the rplD gene encoding 50S ribosomal protein L4, giving the protein MQLELLNDQGQAASKVDAPETVFGRDYNEALIHQLVVAYQANARQGTRAQKDRQQVKHSTKKPFRQKGTGNARAGMTSSPLWRGGGRTFPNMPNENFSQKINKKMYRAGMASIFSQLAREGRLAVVESMKVDSPKTKQLAQKFKDMKLDSVLVIADEVDENLYLASRNLGNVLVIEPRYADPVSLVHYKKVLVTKGAIDKLKEMFA; this is encoded by the coding sequence ATGCAGCTCGAACTCCTGAACGACCAGGGCCAGGCCGCGTCCAAGGTGGATGCGCCCGAGACCGTGTTCGGTCGTGACTACAACGAAGCGCTGATTCACCAGCTCGTCGTCGCCTATCAGGCCAACGCGCGCCAAGGCACGCGTGCCCAGAAGGACCGTCAGCAGGTCAAGCACAGCACCAAGAAGCCGTTCCGCCAGAAGGGCACGGGCAACGCCCGCGCCGGCATGACGTCTTCGCCGCTGTGGCGTGGCGGTGGTCGGACCTTCCCGAACATGCCCAACGAGAACTTCAGCCAGAAGATCAACAAGAAGATGTACCGCGCCGGCATGGCGTCCATCTTCTCGCAGTTGGCCCGCGAAGGCCGCTTGGCCGTGGTCGAGTCGATGAAGGTCGATTCGCCCAAGACCAAGCAGCTGGCGCAGAAATTCAAGGACATGAAGCTCGACTCCGTGCTGGTCATCGCCGACGAGGTCGACGAGAACCTGTACTTGGCGTCGCGCAACCTCGGCAACGTGCTGGTCATCGAGCCGCGCTACGCCGATCCGGTGTCGCTGGTGCACTACAAGAAGGTGCTGGTCACCAAGGGTGCCATCGACAAGCTCAAGGAGATGTTCGCATGA
- the rplC gene encoding 50S ribosomal protein L3, translating into MSQSNRLGLLGRKVGMMRLFTDDGDAVPVTVVDVSNNRVTQVKTQENDGYVALQVTFGARKASRVTKPEAGHLAKAGVEAGEITQEFRVADDVAGKYAAGTAVPVTDVFAVGQKVDVQGTSIGKGYAGTIKRHNFKSQRASHGNSRSHNVPGSISMAQDPGRVFPGKKMTGHMGDETVTTQNLDVIRIDEARQLLLIKGAVPGSRGGFVTVRPAVKARATAGEAK; encoded by the coding sequence ATGAGTCAAAGCAATCGATTGGGGTTGCTGGGGCGCAAGGTGGGCATGATGCGTCTGTTCACCGATGACGGCGATGCAGTGCCTGTCACGGTGGTCGATGTGTCGAACAACCGCGTCACCCAGGTCAAGACCCAGGAAAACGATGGCTACGTGGCCCTGCAGGTCACGTTCGGTGCGCGCAAGGCTTCGCGCGTCACCAAGCCCGAGGCGGGTCACCTCGCCAAGGCCGGCGTCGAAGCTGGCGAAATCACCCAGGAATTCCGTGTCGCTGACGATGTGGCGGGCAAGTACGCCGCCGGCACCGCCGTTCCCGTGACCGACGTGTTCGCTGTCGGCCAGAAGGTGGACGTGCAGGGCACTTCCATCGGCAAGGGCTACGCCGGCACCATCAAGCGCCACAACTTCAAGTCGCAGCGCGCGTCGCACGGCAACAGCCGTTCGCACAACGTGCCGGGCTCGATCTCCATGGCGCAGGATCCGGGCCGCGTGTTCCCGGGCAAGAAGATGACCGGCCACATGGGCGACGAAACCGTCACCACCCAGAACCTGGACGTCATCCGCATCGACGAAGCGCGTCAACTGCTGCTGATCAAGGGCGCCGTGCCCGGCTCGCGTGGCGGCTTCGTGACCGTGCGTCCCGCCGTCAAGGCCCGCGCGACCGCAGGGGAGGCCAAGTAA
- the rpsJ gene encoding 30S ribosomal protein S10, translated as MATKQKIRIRLKAFDYKLIDQSAAEIVDTAKRTGAVVKGPVPLPTRMKRFDILRSPHVNKSSRDQFEIRTHQRLMDIVDPTDKTVDALMKLDLPAGVDVEIKLQ; from the coding sequence ATGGCTACCAAGCAAAAAATCCGCATCCGCCTGAAGGCGTTCGATTACAAGCTGATCGACCAGTCCGCCGCCGAGATCGTCGACACCGCCAAGCGCACCGGCGCTGTGGTCAAGGGCCCCGTGCCTCTGCCCACGCGCATGAAGCGCTTCGACATCCTGCGCTCGCCGCACGTCAACAAGTCGAGCCGCGACCAGTTCGAGATCCGCACGCACCAGCGTCTGATGGACATCGTCGACCCGACCGACAAGACCGTGGACGCGCTGATGAAGCTCGACCTGCCGGCCGGCGTGGACGTCGAAATCAAGCTGCAGTAA
- the fusA gene encoding elongation factor G, with the protein MARKTPIERYRNIGISAHIDAGKTTTTERILFYTGVNHKLGEVHDGAATTDWMEQEQERGITITSSAVTCFWKGMDLSYPEHRFNIIDTPGHVDFTIEVERSMRVLDGACMVYCAVGGVQPQSETVWRQANKHKVPRLAFVNKMDRTGANFFKVYDQMKLRLKANPVPVVIPIGAEENFKGVVDLLKMKAIIWDEASQGMKFDYQDIPAELQADAKKWRENMVEAAAESSEELMNKYLEEGDLSEDEIKQGLRARTISTEIQPMLCGTAFKNKGVQRMLDAVIDYLPSPADIPPVAGTDDDENPISRKADDSEKFSALAFKLMTDPFVGQLTFVRVYSGVLKKGDTVLNTIKGKKERIGRIVQMMANERIEIEEIIAGDIAACVGLKDVTTGETLSDPSAAIVLERMVFPEPVISQAVEPKTKADQEKMGIALQRLASEDPSFRVRTDEESGQTIISGMGELHLEIIVDRMKREFGVEANVGKPQVAYRETVRKTVSDVEGKFVRQSGGKGQYGHVVFTLEPQEPGKGFEFVDEIKGGVVPREYIPAVQKGVEEALTSGVLAGYPVVDVKVRLTFGSYHDVDSSEQAFKMAAIFGFKEAAKKATPVILEPMMAVEVETPEDYAGNVMGDLSSRRGMVQGMDDMAGGGKIIKAEVPLSEMFGYSTTLRSATQGRATYTMEFKHYAEAPKNVADAIVASRAK; encoded by the coding sequence ATGGCTCGCAAAACCCCCATCGAGCGCTATCGCAACATCGGCATCTCGGCGCACATCGACGCCGGCAAGACCACCACGACCGAACGCATCCTGTTCTACACCGGCGTGAACCACAAGCTGGGCGAAGTGCACGATGGCGCAGCCACCACCGACTGGATGGAGCAGGAACAAGAGCGCGGCATCACGATCACCTCGTCGGCCGTCACCTGCTTCTGGAAGGGCATGGACCTGTCCTACCCCGAGCACCGCTTCAACATCATCGACACCCCCGGCCACGTGGACTTCACCATCGAGGTGGAGCGTTCCATGCGCGTGCTGGACGGCGCCTGCATGGTGTACTGCGCCGTGGGTGGCGTGCAGCCCCAGTCTGAAACCGTCTGGCGCCAGGCCAACAAGCACAAGGTGCCGCGCCTGGCCTTCGTCAACAAGATGGACCGCACCGGCGCCAACTTCTTCAAGGTCTATGACCAGATGAAGCTGCGCCTGAAGGCCAACCCCGTGCCGGTGGTGATTCCCATTGGTGCCGAAGAAAACTTCAAGGGCGTGGTCGACCTGCTCAAGATGAAAGCCATCATCTGGGACGAAGCCTCGCAAGGCATGAAGTTCGATTACCAGGACATCCCGGCCGAACTGCAGGCCGACGCCAAGAAGTGGCGCGAGAACATGGTCGAGGCCGCGGCCGAGTCCAGCGAAGAGCTGATGAACAAGTACCTGGAAGAGGGCGACCTTTCCGAGGACGAGATCAAGCAGGGCCTGCGCGCGCGCACCATCAGCACCGAAATCCAGCCCATGCTGTGCGGCACCGCGTTCAAGAACAAGGGCGTGCAGCGCATGCTCGACGCCGTGATCGACTACCTGCCTTCGCCGGCGGACATCCCGCCCGTGGCCGGCACCGACGACGACGAGAACCCCATCAGCCGCAAGGCCGATGACAGCGAGAAGTTCTCGGCGCTGGCGTTCAAGCTCATGACCGACCCGTTCGTCGGCCAGCTCACCTTCGTGCGCGTCTATTCCGGCGTGCTGAAGAAGGGCGACACCGTGCTCAACACCATCAAGGGCAAGAAAGAGCGCATCGGCCGCATCGTGCAGATGATGGCCAACGAGCGCATCGAGATCGAAGAGATCATCGCCGGCGACATCGCCGCCTGCGTGGGCCTGAAGGACGTGACGACGGGTGAAACCCTGTCCGACCCCAGCGCGGCCATCGTGCTGGAGCGCATGGTGTTCCCCGAGCCCGTGATTTCGCAGGCCGTGGAACCCAAGACCAAGGCCGACCAGGAAAAGATGGGCATTGCGCTGCAGCGCCTGGCGTCGGAAGACCCGTCGTTCCGCGTGCGCACCGACGAGGAATCGGGCCAGACCATCATCTCCGGCATGGGCGAGCTGCACCTGGAGATCATCGTCGACCGCATGAAGCGCGAATTCGGCGTCGAGGCCAACGTCGGCAAGCCGCAGGTGGCCTACCGCGAGACCGTGCGCAAGACCGTGTCCGATGTCGAAGGCAAGTTCGTGCGCCAGTCGGGCGGCAAGGGCCAATACGGCCACGTCGTCTTCACGCTGGAGCCGCAGGAGCCGGGCAAGGGCTTCGAATTCGTTGACGAGATCAAGGGCGGCGTGGTGCCGCGCGAATACATCCCCGCCGTGCAAAAGGGCGTGGAAGAAGCGCTCACCAGCGGCGTGCTGGCCGGCTACCCTGTGGTCGATGTCAAGGTGCGCCTGACCTTCGGTTCGTACCACGACGTGGACTCGTCCGAACAGGCGTTCAAGATGGCCGCCATCTTCGGCTTCAAGGAAGCCGCCAAGAAGGCCACCCCCGTCATCCTCGAGCCCATGATGGCCGTCGAGGTGGAAACGCCTGAAGACTACGCCGGCAACGTGATGGGCGACCTGTCCAGCCGTCGCGGCATGGTGCAGGGCATGGACGACATGGCCGGTGGCGGCAAGATCATCAAGGCCGAGGTGCCGCTGTCCGAGATGTTTGGCTACTCCACCACGCTGCGCTCGGCCACGCAAGGCCGCGCCACGTACACGATGGAGTTCAAGCACTACGCCGAAGCGCCCAAGAACGTGGCCGACGCCATCGTGGCTTCGCGTGCCAAGTAA